From a region of the Myroides sp. JBRI-B21084 genome:
- a CDS encoding FRG domain-containing protein has protein sequence MKAITIKIKQFKELFELREIPFLWRGQSNAEWTLQTSIERQIDKTSCTPLIESTILREFKRKQHLYENSKDIVNNDFECIAKIQHHGGPTRLLDFTNSLFIASYFCFEDFDNKNDGAIWGINSLKYIRIDPDLEVEKMMQELIYGKTSDLFSTYIGGRNKKKKVIFIEPYILNHRLHV, from the coding sequence ATGAAAGCAATAACTATAAAAATCAAACAATTTAAGGAATTATTTGAGCTACGTGAAATACCTTTTCTTTGGAGAGGACAATCAAATGCAGAATGGACGCTACAAACATCAATTGAAAGACAAATTGATAAAACGAGTTGTACTCCTTTAATAGAATCAACAATTTTAAGGGAGTTTAAAAGAAAACAACATTTGTATGAAAATTCAAAAGATATAGTTAATAATGATTTTGAATGTATTGCTAAAATTCAACATCACGGAGGACCAACCAGACTTTTAGATTTTACAAATTCATTATTTATTGCTTCTTATTTTTGCTTTGAAGATTTTGATAATAAAAATGATGGAGCTATTTGGGGGATAAATTCATTAAAATATATCCGAATAGATCCTGACTTAGAAGTTGAGAAAATGATGCAAGAATTAATATATGGTAAAACCAGCGATTTATTTTCGACATATATAGGCGGAAGAAATAAAAAGAAAAAAGTAATTTTTATAGAACCGTACATACTGAATCATCGTCTTCATGTATAA
- the secA gene encoding preprotein translocase subunit SecA produces the protein MSIINSILKAFVGDKSQKDVKAIRPIVDKINQYYNSFESLSNDDLRAKTISFQEKIKQSRSGQDAKIASYREELEKTTDIDKRENIYASIDTLEKEAYTLSEKALLEILPEAFAVVKETARRFTNNNELVVTATEQDKLFAQSKGHVLIEGDKAIWSNTWEVAGKMLSWNMVHYDVQMIGGSVIHQGKIAEMQTGEGKTLVSTSPIYLNALTGNGVHVVTVNDYLAKRDCQWNAPLFEFHGLTVDCIDNHQPNSEGRRKAYQADITYGTNNEFGFDYLRDNMAHTPEELVQRKHNFAIVDEVDSVLVDDARTPLIISGPVPMGDRHEFLELKPKVDNLVAQQRQLANNFLTEAKRLIKAGDTKQGGFNLLRSYRALPKNKALIKFLSEEGVKQILQKTENHFMQDNNREMKKVDEGLLFVINEKNNQVELTDNGIKALSQGMDENFFVLPDIGTEIAKIEQLNISAEEMSERKEILFQDFGVKSERIHTLTQLLKAYALFEKDAEYVVVDNKVMIVDEQTGRIMDGRRYSDGLHQAIEAKENVKIEAATQTFATVTLQNYFRMYSKLSGMTGTAITEAGEFWEIYKLDVVEIPTNRPISREDREDKIYRSIREKFNAVIEDVVELSEAGRPVLIGTTSVENSELLSRMLKMRGIKHNVLNAKLHKQEAQIVEEAGNSGIVTIATNMAGRGTDIKLTPEVKEAGGLAIIGTERHDSRRVDRQLRGRAGRQGDVGSSQFYVSLEDNLMRLFGSERVAKIMDGMGLKEGEVIQHSWMTKSIERAQKRVEENNFGVRKRLLEYDDVMNAQREVVYKRRKHALHGDRLKVDIANMMFDLCDYLVEGNKVGSDFKNFEYDLIKIFGIESPFTVDEFNKLSENELTDKLYEVVYKKYMTKCDESAIEAFKVIKGVHENGGYERMVVPFTDGLKTINVVTDLNKAYESEGKTLINDFEKNIVLSIVDEAWKKHLRKMDELKQSVQLAVHEQKDPLLVYKFEAFNLFKDTMQNINKDVISFLMKGDLPKQPEQEQNNEPQIKTNGSFTI, from the coding sequence AAATTGCATCGTACCGCGAAGAGTTAGAAAAAACTACAGATATTGATAAACGCGAAAACATTTACGCAAGTATTGATACTTTAGAAAAAGAAGCTTATACCCTATCTGAAAAAGCGTTATTAGAAATTTTACCTGAAGCTTTTGCTGTTGTTAAAGAAACCGCACGTCGTTTTACTAATAACAACGAATTAGTTGTTACTGCAACAGAACAAGATAAACTTTTTGCACAATCAAAAGGCCACGTACTTATTGAAGGTGACAAGGCTATTTGGTCTAACACTTGGGAAGTAGCAGGTAAAATGCTTAGTTGGAACATGGTACATTACGATGTACAAATGATTGGTGGTAGCGTTATTCATCAAGGTAAAATTGCAGAAATGCAAACAGGTGAAGGTAAAACATTAGTTTCTACTTCGCCAATTTACTTAAACGCTTTAACAGGTAATGGAGTTCATGTTGTTACCGTAAATGATTATTTAGCTAAACGTGACTGCCAATGGAATGCACCACTTTTTGAATTTCATGGATTAACGGTTGATTGTATTGATAATCACCAACCAAACTCTGAAGGTCGTCGTAAAGCTTATCAAGCAGACATTACTTATGGTACAAATAACGAATTTGGTTTTGATTATTTGCGCGATAACATGGCACATACACCTGAAGAATTAGTACAACGTAAACACAATTTTGCGATTGTTGATGAGGTAGATTCAGTTTTAGTTGATGATGCACGTACACCATTAATTATTTCAGGACCTGTTCCAATGGGCGATCGTCATGAATTTTTAGAATTAAAACCAAAAGTTGACAATTTAGTTGCACAACAACGCCAATTAGCCAATAACTTTTTAACCGAAGCTAAACGCTTAATAAAAGCAGGCGATACCAAACAAGGTGGTTTTAACTTATTGCGTTCGTACCGTGCCTTGCCTAAAAACAAAGCTTTAATTAAGTTTTTGTCTGAAGAAGGTGTGAAACAAATTTTACAAAAAACCGAAAACCATTTCATGCAAGACAATAACCGTGAAATGAAAAAGGTTGATGAAGGTTTGTTGTTTGTAATTAATGAAAAAAACAATCAAGTTGAGTTAACCGATAATGGTATTAAAGCATTATCACAAGGTATGGACGAAAACTTTTTTGTTTTACCAGATATTGGAACCGAGATTGCTAAAATTGAACAATTAAACATTTCGGCAGAAGAAATGTCTGAAAGAAAAGAAATTTTATTTCAAGATTTCGGAGTAAAATCAGAACGTATCCACACCTTAACACAATTGTTAAAAGCGTATGCTTTGTTCGAAAAAGATGCAGAATACGTTGTTGTAGACAACAAAGTAATGATTGTAGACGAGCAAACAGGCCGTATTATGGACGGACGTCGTTATTCAGATGGTTTACATCAAGCAATTGAAGCTAAAGAAAATGTAAAAATTGAAGCGGCAACCCAAACATTTGCTACAGTTACATTACAAAACTATTTCCGTATGTACAGCAAATTATCAGGAATGACGGGTACAGCTATTACAGAAGCAGGCGAATTTTGGGAAATTTACAAATTAGATGTTGTTGAAATACCAACAAACAGACCTATTTCACGTGAAGACCGCGAAGACAAAATTTACCGTTCTATTCGTGAAAAATTCAACGCTGTTATTGAAGATGTAGTGGAATTATCAGAAGCAGGACGCCCTGTATTAATTGGTACAACATCGGTAGAAAACTCTGAATTATTAAGCAGAATGTTAAAAATGCGTGGTATTAAACACAACGTATTAAACGCAAAATTACACAAACAAGAAGCGCAAATTGTTGAAGAAGCTGGTAATTCTGGCATTGTTACAATTGCAACCAATATGGCTGGTCGTGGTACCGATATTAAGCTTACACCCGAAGTTAAAGAAGCAGGTGGTTTAGCAATTATTGGAACAGAACGTCATGATTCTCGTCGTGTTGACCGCCAGTTACGTGGTCGTGCTGGTCGTCAGGGTGATGTTGGTTCTTCTCAATTCTACGTTTCGTTAGAAGATAATTTAATGCGTTTATTTGGTTCAGAACGCGTTGCAAAAATTATGGACGGAATGGGCTTAAAAGAAGGTGAAGTTATTCAACACTCTTGGATGACAAAATCTATAGAGCGCGCACAAAAACGAGTTGAAGAAAATAACTTTGGCGTTCGTAAACGTTTGTTAGAATATGATGATGTTATGAATGCACAACGCGAAGTAGTGTATAAACGTCGTAAACACGCTTTACACGGCGATCGTTTAAAAGTAGATATCGCTAATATGATGTTTGATTTGTGCGACTATTTAGTAGAAGGCAACAAAGTAGGTAGCGATTTTAAAAACTTTGAATACGATTTAATTAAAATATTTGGTATAGAATCGCCTTTTACTGTTGATGAATTTAACAAGTTAAGCGAAAATGAACTAACAGATAAATTGTACGAAGTTGTTTATAAAAAATACATGACTAAGTGCGATGAAAGTGCTATTGAAGCTTTTAAAGTAATTAAAGGTGTACACGAAAACGGTGGTTATGAACGTATGGTAGTACCTTTTACCGATGGTTTAAAAACCATTAACGTAGTTACCGATTTAAACAAAGCGTACGAAAGTGAAGGAAAAACACTAATTAACGATTTTGAGAAAAACATTGTACTTTCAATTGTTGATGAAGCTTGGAAAAAACACCTTCGTAAAATGGACGAGTTGAAACAATCGGTTCAATTAGCAGTTCACGAACAAAAAGATCCTTTATTGGTATATAAATTTGAAGCTTTTAACTTATTTAAAGATACCATGCAAAATATTAATAAAGATGTGATTTCGTTCTTAATGAAAGGTGATTTACCTAAACAACCTGAACAAGAACAAAACAATGAACCTCAAATAAAAACAAACGGTTCGTTCACCATTTAA